The following are encoded together in the Parambassis ranga chromosome 20, fParRan2.1, whole genome shotgun sequence genome:
- the epb41l3a gene encoding band 4.1-like protein 3a isoform X3, producing MMTTEPGEAQPTEAESFPDATAHSTPKQGGEAGQSKSQAQSSLAEDSASNLTTSSRLTRSPVRNPLSFRTMQTRVTLLDGTLFTCTMEKRARGVQLFEKVCEHINLLERDYFALSFRDADNNKNWLDPAKEMKKQVRGVPWNFTFNVKFYPPDPAQLSEDITRYFLCLQLQQDILSGRLPCSFATHTVLGSYTVQSELGDYDPDECGSDYISELHFAPNQTREMEEKIMELHKSYRGMTPAEAEMHFLENVKKLSMYGVDLHHAKDSEGVAIMLGVCSSGLLVYRDRLRINRFSWPKILKISYKRNNFYIKIRPGEFDQFESTIGFKLLNHRAAKRLWKVCVEHHSFFRLVSPEETPKKFLSLGSKFRYSGRTQIQSRRASAQISRPAPQFPRCISKRNLLSRSLDGASGTTHTSPLIGSAAISASPKANGGAHTDMGSQLYGASKPIAVSDLITEVTPERMTEERRAEQVEEVMLVEEEVDKEDVQQHQEEEEEETRATEVSQPSPPTPQKQDTKTELTDTAVDGDLTATESDQDEDLKTQETLGSPEELQKPQSNISFLRRSFLEGGGGEGGMTEWEKRLASSPLRRLDDSPMIEPLEPDEEGWIMTSQAPPHSLRGKSYTVGKSYDTASGMVFTMATGGHFSDVTMTTANIKESQQLRVIPVSTAEDVTRGGPLTTIREVKTPTSPSEPPPSVSDISTAATNGGKANILDLCGVSVMSSMAPAPTPKSPLDDSNPGPFRTSPSMARVPKPTFDEMSPELTALLRSAREQKTFREHNLLKTSEKVETVFLLTESQDQDQQMAEQSQEVPVMRKTLTYEAPGSRVDADPGAGLLLSSQTFTAETSNTTTTTHITKTVKGGISETRIEKRIVISGDTEIDHDQES from the exons ATGATGACAACAGAGCCAGGTGAAGCCCAGCCCACAGAGGCGGAGTCTTTCCCTGACGCCACTGCCCATTCCACACCGAAACAG GGAGGGGAGGCAGGGCAGTCCAAGAGCCAAGCTCAGAGCTCATTGGCTGAAGACTCGGCAAGTAACCTGACGACAAGCAGTCGGCTCACTCGCTCTCCAGTTAGAAACCCTTTGAGCTTCAGGACGATGCAGACCAGAGTGACCCTGCTGGATGGGACACTGTTTACCTGCACCATGGAG AAACGAGCTCGAGGTGTACAACTGTTCGAGAAGGTTTGTGAACACATCAACCTGCTGGAGCGAGACTACTTTGCTTTGTCCTTCAGAGACGCTGATAACAACAAG AACTGGTTGGATCCTGCGAAGGAGATGAAGAAGCAGGTCAGAG GTGTTCCCTGGAACTTCACCTTTAATGTGAAGTTTTACCCCCCTGACCCTGCCCAGCTGTCTGAGGACATCACCAG GTACtttctgtgtctgcagctccagcaggacATCCTCTCTGGTCGTCTTCCTTGTTCATTTGCTACGCACACTGTCCTTGGCTCTTACACCGTCCAATCAGAGCTTGGAGACTACGATCCTG ATGAGTGTGGTTCAGATTACATCAGTGAATTGCATTTTGCTCCTAATCAAacgagagagatggaggagaagatCATGGAACTGCATAAATCTTACAG AGGAATGACTCCGGCTGAAGCTGAGATGCACTTCCTGGAAAATGTGAAGAAACTTTCCATGTATGGAGTCGATCTGCATCATgcaaag gactcAGAGGGTGTGGCCATCATGCtgggtgtgtgcagcagtggcCTGCTGGTctacagagacagactgaggatcAATAGATTCTCATGGCCAAAGATCCTGAAGATTTCATACAAAAGGAACAATTTCTACATCAAGATACGACCGGGAGAG TTTGACCAGTTTGAGTCCACTATTGGTTTTAAGCTGCTGAACCACAGAGCTGCTAAGAGACTGTGGAAAGTCTGCGTGGAACATCACTCCTTCTTCAG gctGGTGTCACCAGAAGAGACTCCGAAGAAGTTTCTGTCTCTGGGGTCAAAATTTCGGTACAGCGGTCGGACTCAGATTCAGAGCCGCAGAGCCAGTGCTCAGATATCCAGACCTGCACCACAATTCCCACGATGCATCAGCAAGAGGAACTTGCTGAGCCGCAGTCTGGATGGAG CGTCGgggaccacacacacatcccctcTGATCGGCTCTGCAGCCATCTCAGCATCCCCCAAAGCCAATGGTGGTGCACATACAG atatggGCTCACAGCTGTATGGAGCATCCAAACCCATCGCTGTCAGTGACCTCATCACCGAGGTAACACCTGAAAGGATGACTGAAGAGAGGAGAGCCGAGCAAG TTGAGGAGGTGAtgttggtggaggaggaagtggataAGGAGGAtgtgcagcagcatcaggaggaggaagaagaggagaccaGAGCAACAGAGGTTTCACAACCAAGTCCTCCGACTCCTCAGAAGCAGGACACCAAG ACTGAACTTACTGACACAGCTGTGGACGGAGACCTGACTGCTACTGAG TCGGATCAGGATGAAGATTTGAAAACTCAG GAGACGTTGGGGAGTCCAGAGGAGTTACAGAAACCTCAGAGCAACATCAGCTTCCTGAGACGATCCTTtttggagggaggaggaggagaaggaggaatgACAGAGTGGGAGAAGCGTCTGGCCTCCTCACCGCTCCGACGACTTGACGACTCGCCTATGATTGAACCTCTGGAGCCTGATGAG GAGGGCTGGATCATGACAAGCCAAGCCCCCCCTCACTCACTTAGAGGGAAGAGCTATACAGTAGGGAAGAGCTACGATACTGCTTCTGGCATGGTTTTCACCATGGCGACTGGGGGCCACTTCTCTGATGTGACCATGACAACAGCAAACATCAAGGAGAGCCAGCAGCTCCGAGTTATCCCAGTGTCCACGGCGGAGGATGTCACCAGAGGAGGACCACTGACCACCATCCGTGAGGTCAAGACGCCGACCTCACCATCAGAGCCTCCACCCAGTGTCTCTGACATCAGTACAGCTGCAACCAATGGAGGCAAAGCCAACATTCTGGATCTCTGTGGagtctctgtgatgtcatctatGGCCCCAGCCCCAACTCCAAAATCGCCTCTAGATGATTCAAACCCAGGGCCCTTCAGGACCTCGCCTTCCATGGCCAGAGTG ccTAAACCTACTTTTGATGAAATGTCTCCTGAGCTGACCGCTTTGTTGAGGTCGGCAAGAGAACAAAAAACTTTCAGAGAACACAACCTCTTGAAG actTCAGAAAAGGTGGAGACGGTCTTCCTGCTGACAGAGTCACAAGACCAGGACCAGCAAATGGCAGAACAGTCTCAG GAGGTCCCAGTAATGAGGAAGACTCTCACATATGAAGCTCCTGGG AGCCGAGTGGACGCTGATCCAGGTGCCGGTTTGCTGCTAAGCTCCCAGACCTTCACAGCCGAGAcctccaacaccaccaccaccacacacatcaCCAAG ACGGTGAAAGGAGGAATTTCAGAAACCAGAATTGAGAAGAGAATCGTGATTTCTGGAGACACAGAGATCGACCACGACCAG GAATCCTAA
- the epb41l3a gene encoding band 4.1-like protein 3a isoform X2, whose amino-acid sequence MMTTEPGEAQPTEAESFPDATAHSTPKQGGEAGQSKSQAQSSLAEDSASNLTTSSRLTRSPVRNPLSFRTMQTRVTLLDGTLFTCTMEKRARGVQLFEKVCEHINLLERDYFALSFRDADNNKNWLDPAKEMKKQVRGVPWNFTFNVKFYPPDPAQLSEDITRYFLCLQLQQDILSGRLPCSFATHTVLGSYTVQSELGDYDPDECGSDYISELHFAPNQTREMEEKIMELHKSYRGMTPAEAEMHFLENVKKLSMYGVDLHHAKDSEGVAIMLGVCSSGLLVYRDRLRINRFSWPKILKISYKRNNFYIKIRPGEFDQFESTIGFKLLNHRAAKRLWKVCVEHHSFFRLVSPEETPKKFLSLGSKFRYSGRTQIQSRRASAQISRPAPQFPRCISKRNLLSRSLDGDMGSQLYGASKPIAVSDLITEVTPERMTEERRAEQVEEVMLVEEEVDKEDVQQHQEEEEEETRATEVSQPSPPTPQKQDTKTELTDTAVDGDLTATESDQDEDLKTQETLGSPEELQKPQSNISFLRRSFLEGGGGEGGMTEWEKRLASSPLRRLDDSPMIEPLEPDEEGWIMTSQAPPHSLRGKSYTVGKSYDTASGMVFTMATGGHFSDVTMTTANIKESQQLRVIPVSTAEDVTRGGPLTTIREVKTPTSPSEPPPSVSDISTAATNGGKANILDLCGVSVMSSMAPAPTPKSPLDDSNPGPFRTSPSMARVPKPTFDEMSPELTALLRSAREQKTFREHNLLKTSEKVETVFLLTESQDQDQQMAEQSQEVPVMRKTLTYEAPGSRVDADPGAGLLLSSQTFTAETSNTTTTTHITKTVKGGISETRIEKRIVISGDTEIDHDQALAAALSEARRQHPELSVTRVVVHKETEVSPEHVIE is encoded by the exons ATGATGACAACAGAGCCAGGTGAAGCCCAGCCCACAGAGGCGGAGTCTTTCCCTGACGCCACTGCCCATTCCACACCGAAACAG GGAGGGGAGGCAGGGCAGTCCAAGAGCCAAGCTCAGAGCTCATTGGCTGAAGACTCGGCAAGTAACCTGACGACAAGCAGTCGGCTCACTCGCTCTCCAGTTAGAAACCCTTTGAGCTTCAGGACGATGCAGACCAGAGTGACCCTGCTGGATGGGACACTGTTTACCTGCACCATGGAG AAACGAGCTCGAGGTGTACAACTGTTCGAGAAGGTTTGTGAACACATCAACCTGCTGGAGCGAGACTACTTTGCTTTGTCCTTCAGAGACGCTGATAACAACAAG AACTGGTTGGATCCTGCGAAGGAGATGAAGAAGCAGGTCAGAG GTGTTCCCTGGAACTTCACCTTTAATGTGAAGTTTTACCCCCCTGACCCTGCCCAGCTGTCTGAGGACATCACCAG GTACtttctgtgtctgcagctccagcaggacATCCTCTCTGGTCGTCTTCCTTGTTCATTTGCTACGCACACTGTCCTTGGCTCTTACACCGTCCAATCAGAGCTTGGAGACTACGATCCTG ATGAGTGTGGTTCAGATTACATCAGTGAATTGCATTTTGCTCCTAATCAAacgagagagatggaggagaagatCATGGAACTGCATAAATCTTACAG AGGAATGACTCCGGCTGAAGCTGAGATGCACTTCCTGGAAAATGTGAAGAAACTTTCCATGTATGGAGTCGATCTGCATCATgcaaag gactcAGAGGGTGTGGCCATCATGCtgggtgtgtgcagcagtggcCTGCTGGTctacagagacagactgaggatcAATAGATTCTCATGGCCAAAGATCCTGAAGATTTCATACAAAAGGAACAATTTCTACATCAAGATACGACCGGGAGAG TTTGACCAGTTTGAGTCCACTATTGGTTTTAAGCTGCTGAACCACAGAGCTGCTAAGAGACTGTGGAAAGTCTGCGTGGAACATCACTCCTTCTTCAG gctGGTGTCACCAGAAGAGACTCCGAAGAAGTTTCTGTCTCTGGGGTCAAAATTTCGGTACAGCGGTCGGACTCAGATTCAGAGCCGCAGAGCCAGTGCTCAGATATCCAGACCTGCACCACAATTCCCACGATGCATCAGCAAGAGGAACTTGCTGAGCCGCAGTCTGGATGGAG atatggGCTCACAGCTGTATGGAGCATCCAAACCCATCGCTGTCAGTGACCTCATCACCGAGGTAACACCTGAAAGGATGACTGAAGAGAGGAGAGCCGAGCAAG TTGAGGAGGTGAtgttggtggaggaggaagtggataAGGAGGAtgtgcagcagcatcaggaggaggaagaagaggagaccaGAGCAACAGAGGTTTCACAACCAAGTCCTCCGACTCCTCAGAAGCAGGACACCAAG ACTGAACTTACTGACACAGCTGTGGACGGAGACCTGACTGCTACTGAG TCGGATCAGGATGAAGATTTGAAAACTCAG GAGACGTTGGGGAGTCCAGAGGAGTTACAGAAACCTCAGAGCAACATCAGCTTCCTGAGACGATCCTTtttggagggaggaggaggagaaggaggaatgACAGAGTGGGAGAAGCGTCTGGCCTCCTCACCGCTCCGACGACTTGACGACTCGCCTATGATTGAACCTCTGGAGCCTGATGAG GAGGGCTGGATCATGACAAGCCAAGCCCCCCCTCACTCACTTAGAGGGAAGAGCTATACAGTAGGGAAGAGCTACGATACTGCTTCTGGCATGGTTTTCACCATGGCGACTGGGGGCCACTTCTCTGATGTGACCATGACAACAGCAAACATCAAGGAGAGCCAGCAGCTCCGAGTTATCCCAGTGTCCACGGCGGAGGATGTCACCAGAGGAGGACCACTGACCACCATCCGTGAGGTCAAGACGCCGACCTCACCATCAGAGCCTCCACCCAGTGTCTCTGACATCAGTACAGCTGCAACCAATGGAGGCAAAGCCAACATTCTGGATCTCTGTGGagtctctgtgatgtcatctatGGCCCCAGCCCCAACTCCAAAATCGCCTCTAGATGATTCAAACCCAGGGCCCTTCAGGACCTCGCCTTCCATGGCCAGAGTG ccTAAACCTACTTTTGATGAAATGTCTCCTGAGCTGACCGCTTTGTTGAGGTCGGCAAGAGAACAAAAAACTTTCAGAGAACACAACCTCTTGAAG actTCAGAAAAGGTGGAGACGGTCTTCCTGCTGACAGAGTCACAAGACCAGGACCAGCAAATGGCAGAACAGTCTCAG GAGGTCCCAGTAATGAGGAAGACTCTCACATATGAAGCTCCTGGG AGCCGAGTGGACGCTGATCCAGGTGCCGGTTTGCTGCTAAGCTCCCAGACCTTCACAGCCGAGAcctccaacaccaccaccaccacacacatcaCCAAG ACGGTGAAAGGAGGAATTTCAGAAACCAGAATTGAGAAGAGAATCGTGATTTCTGGAGACACAGAGATCGACCACGACCAG GCCCTGGCAGCAGCGCTCAGCGAGGCGCGACGGCAGCATCCTGAGCTGTCCGTCACCCGAGTTGTCGTCCATAAAGAAACCGAGGTCTCTCCTGAACATGTTATTGAGTAA
- the epb41l3a gene encoding band 4.1-like protein 3a isoform X6: MMTTEPGEAQPTEAESFPDATAHSTPKQGGEAGQSKSQAQSSLAEDSASNLTTSSRLTRSPVRNPLSFRTMQTRVTLLDGTLFTCTMEKRARGVQLFEKVCEHINLLERDYFALSFRDADNNKNWLDPAKEMKKQVRGVPWNFTFNVKFYPPDPAQLSEDITRYFLCLQLQQDILSGRLPCSFATHTVLGSYTVQSELGDYDPDECGSDYISELHFAPNQTREMEEKIMELHKSYRGMTPAEAEMHFLENVKKLSMYGVDLHHAKDSEGVAIMLGVCSSGLLVYRDRLRINRFSWPKILKISYKRNNFYIKIRPGEFDQFESTIGFKLLNHRAAKRLWKVCVEHHSFFRLVSPEETPKKFLSLGSKFRYSGRTQIQSRRASAQISRPAPQFPRCISKRNLLSRSLDGASGTTHTSPLIGSAAISASPKANGGAHTDMGSQLYGASKPIAVSDLITEVTPERMTEERRAEQVEEVMLVEEEVDKEDVQQHQEEEEEETRATEVSQPSPPTPQKQDTKTELTDTAVDGDLTATESDQDEDLKTQETLGSPEELQKPQSNISFLRRSFLEGGGGEGGMTEWEKRLASSPLRRLDDSPMIEPLEPDEEVPVMRKTLTYEAPGSRVDADPGAGLLLSSQTFTAETSNTTTTTHITKTVKGGISETRIEKRIVISGDTEIDHDQALAAALSEARRQHPELSVTRVVVHKETEVSPEHVIE, translated from the exons ATGATGACAACAGAGCCAGGTGAAGCCCAGCCCACAGAGGCGGAGTCTTTCCCTGACGCCACTGCCCATTCCACACCGAAACAG GGAGGGGAGGCAGGGCAGTCCAAGAGCCAAGCTCAGAGCTCATTGGCTGAAGACTCGGCAAGTAACCTGACGACAAGCAGTCGGCTCACTCGCTCTCCAGTTAGAAACCCTTTGAGCTTCAGGACGATGCAGACCAGAGTGACCCTGCTGGATGGGACACTGTTTACCTGCACCATGGAG AAACGAGCTCGAGGTGTACAACTGTTCGAGAAGGTTTGTGAACACATCAACCTGCTGGAGCGAGACTACTTTGCTTTGTCCTTCAGAGACGCTGATAACAACAAG AACTGGTTGGATCCTGCGAAGGAGATGAAGAAGCAGGTCAGAG GTGTTCCCTGGAACTTCACCTTTAATGTGAAGTTTTACCCCCCTGACCCTGCCCAGCTGTCTGAGGACATCACCAG GTACtttctgtgtctgcagctccagcaggacATCCTCTCTGGTCGTCTTCCTTGTTCATTTGCTACGCACACTGTCCTTGGCTCTTACACCGTCCAATCAGAGCTTGGAGACTACGATCCTG ATGAGTGTGGTTCAGATTACATCAGTGAATTGCATTTTGCTCCTAATCAAacgagagagatggaggagaagatCATGGAACTGCATAAATCTTACAG AGGAATGACTCCGGCTGAAGCTGAGATGCACTTCCTGGAAAATGTGAAGAAACTTTCCATGTATGGAGTCGATCTGCATCATgcaaag gactcAGAGGGTGTGGCCATCATGCtgggtgtgtgcagcagtggcCTGCTGGTctacagagacagactgaggatcAATAGATTCTCATGGCCAAAGATCCTGAAGATTTCATACAAAAGGAACAATTTCTACATCAAGATACGACCGGGAGAG TTTGACCAGTTTGAGTCCACTATTGGTTTTAAGCTGCTGAACCACAGAGCTGCTAAGAGACTGTGGAAAGTCTGCGTGGAACATCACTCCTTCTTCAG gctGGTGTCACCAGAAGAGACTCCGAAGAAGTTTCTGTCTCTGGGGTCAAAATTTCGGTACAGCGGTCGGACTCAGATTCAGAGCCGCAGAGCCAGTGCTCAGATATCCAGACCTGCACCACAATTCCCACGATGCATCAGCAAGAGGAACTTGCTGAGCCGCAGTCTGGATGGAG CGTCGgggaccacacacacatcccctcTGATCGGCTCTGCAGCCATCTCAGCATCCCCCAAAGCCAATGGTGGTGCACATACAG atatggGCTCACAGCTGTATGGAGCATCCAAACCCATCGCTGTCAGTGACCTCATCACCGAGGTAACACCTGAAAGGATGACTGAAGAGAGGAGAGCCGAGCAAG TTGAGGAGGTGAtgttggtggaggaggaagtggataAGGAGGAtgtgcagcagcatcaggaggaggaagaagaggagaccaGAGCAACAGAGGTTTCACAACCAAGTCCTCCGACTCCTCAGAAGCAGGACACCAAG ACTGAACTTACTGACACAGCTGTGGACGGAGACCTGACTGCTACTGAG TCGGATCAGGATGAAGATTTGAAAACTCAG GAGACGTTGGGGAGTCCAGAGGAGTTACAGAAACCTCAGAGCAACATCAGCTTCCTGAGACGATCCTTtttggagggaggaggaggagaaggaggaatgACAGAGTGGGAGAAGCGTCTGGCCTCCTCACCGCTCCGACGACTTGACGACTCGCCTATGATTGAACCTCTGGAGCCTGATGAG GAGGTCCCAGTAATGAGGAAGACTCTCACATATGAAGCTCCTGGG AGCCGAGTGGACGCTGATCCAGGTGCCGGTTTGCTGCTAAGCTCCCAGACCTTCACAGCCGAGAcctccaacaccaccaccaccacacacatcaCCAAG ACGGTGAAAGGAGGAATTTCAGAAACCAGAATTGAGAAGAGAATCGTGATTTCTGGAGACACAGAGATCGACCACGACCAG GCCCTGGCAGCAGCGCTCAGCGAGGCGCGACGGCAGCATCCTGAGCTGTCCGTCACCCGAGTTGTCGTCCATAAAGAAACCGAGGTCTCTCCTGAACATGTTATTGAGTAA
- the epb41l3a gene encoding band 4.1-like protein 3a isoform X1: MMTTEPGEAQPTEAESFPDATAHSTPKQGGEAGQSKSQAQSSLAEDSASNLTTSSRLTRSPVRNPLSFRTMQTRVTLLDGTLFTCTMEKRARGVQLFEKVCEHINLLERDYFALSFRDADNNKNWLDPAKEMKKQVRGVPWNFTFNVKFYPPDPAQLSEDITRYFLCLQLQQDILSGRLPCSFATHTVLGSYTVQSELGDYDPDECGSDYISELHFAPNQTREMEEKIMELHKSYRGMTPAEAEMHFLENVKKLSMYGVDLHHAKDSEGVAIMLGVCSSGLLVYRDRLRINRFSWPKILKISYKRNNFYIKIRPGEFDQFESTIGFKLLNHRAAKRLWKVCVEHHSFFRLVSPEETPKKFLSLGSKFRYSGRTQIQSRRASAQISRPAPQFPRCISKRNLLSRSLDGASGTTHTSPLIGSAAISASPKANGGAHTDMGSQLYGASKPIAVSDLITEVTPERMTEERRAEQVEEVMLVEEEVDKEDVQQHQEEEEEETRATEVSQPSPPTPQKQDTKTELTDTAVDGDLTATESDQDEDLKTQETLGSPEELQKPQSNISFLRRSFLEGGGGEGGMTEWEKRLASSPLRRLDDSPMIEPLEPDEEGWIMTSQAPPHSLRGKSYTVGKSYDTASGMVFTMATGGHFSDVTMTTANIKESQQLRVIPVSTAEDVTRGGPLTTIREVKTPTSPSEPPPSVSDISTAATNGGKANILDLCGVSVMSSMAPAPTPKSPLDDSNPGPFRTSPSMARVPKPTFDEMSPELTALLRSAREQKTFREHNLLKTSEKVETVFLLTESQDQDQQMAEQSQEVPVMRKTLTYEAPGSRVDADPGAGLLLSSQTFTAETSNTTTTTHITKTVKGGISETRIEKRIVISGDTEIDHDQALAAALSEARRQHPELSVTRVVVHKETEVSPEHVIE, translated from the exons ATGATGACAACAGAGCCAGGTGAAGCCCAGCCCACAGAGGCGGAGTCTTTCCCTGACGCCACTGCCCATTCCACACCGAAACAG GGAGGGGAGGCAGGGCAGTCCAAGAGCCAAGCTCAGAGCTCATTGGCTGAAGACTCGGCAAGTAACCTGACGACAAGCAGTCGGCTCACTCGCTCTCCAGTTAGAAACCCTTTGAGCTTCAGGACGATGCAGACCAGAGTGACCCTGCTGGATGGGACACTGTTTACCTGCACCATGGAG AAACGAGCTCGAGGTGTACAACTGTTCGAGAAGGTTTGTGAACACATCAACCTGCTGGAGCGAGACTACTTTGCTTTGTCCTTCAGAGACGCTGATAACAACAAG AACTGGTTGGATCCTGCGAAGGAGATGAAGAAGCAGGTCAGAG GTGTTCCCTGGAACTTCACCTTTAATGTGAAGTTTTACCCCCCTGACCCTGCCCAGCTGTCTGAGGACATCACCAG GTACtttctgtgtctgcagctccagcaggacATCCTCTCTGGTCGTCTTCCTTGTTCATTTGCTACGCACACTGTCCTTGGCTCTTACACCGTCCAATCAGAGCTTGGAGACTACGATCCTG ATGAGTGTGGTTCAGATTACATCAGTGAATTGCATTTTGCTCCTAATCAAacgagagagatggaggagaagatCATGGAACTGCATAAATCTTACAG AGGAATGACTCCGGCTGAAGCTGAGATGCACTTCCTGGAAAATGTGAAGAAACTTTCCATGTATGGAGTCGATCTGCATCATgcaaag gactcAGAGGGTGTGGCCATCATGCtgggtgtgtgcagcagtggcCTGCTGGTctacagagacagactgaggatcAATAGATTCTCATGGCCAAAGATCCTGAAGATTTCATACAAAAGGAACAATTTCTACATCAAGATACGACCGGGAGAG TTTGACCAGTTTGAGTCCACTATTGGTTTTAAGCTGCTGAACCACAGAGCTGCTAAGAGACTGTGGAAAGTCTGCGTGGAACATCACTCCTTCTTCAG gctGGTGTCACCAGAAGAGACTCCGAAGAAGTTTCTGTCTCTGGGGTCAAAATTTCGGTACAGCGGTCGGACTCAGATTCAGAGCCGCAGAGCCAGTGCTCAGATATCCAGACCTGCACCACAATTCCCACGATGCATCAGCAAGAGGAACTTGCTGAGCCGCAGTCTGGATGGAG CGTCGgggaccacacacacatcccctcTGATCGGCTCTGCAGCCATCTCAGCATCCCCCAAAGCCAATGGTGGTGCACATACAG atatggGCTCACAGCTGTATGGAGCATCCAAACCCATCGCTGTCAGTGACCTCATCACCGAGGTAACACCTGAAAGGATGACTGAAGAGAGGAGAGCCGAGCAAG TTGAGGAGGTGAtgttggtggaggaggaagtggataAGGAGGAtgtgcagcagcatcaggaggaggaagaagaggagaccaGAGCAACAGAGGTTTCACAACCAAGTCCTCCGACTCCTCAGAAGCAGGACACCAAG ACTGAACTTACTGACACAGCTGTGGACGGAGACCTGACTGCTACTGAG TCGGATCAGGATGAAGATTTGAAAACTCAG GAGACGTTGGGGAGTCCAGAGGAGTTACAGAAACCTCAGAGCAACATCAGCTTCCTGAGACGATCCTTtttggagggaggaggaggagaaggaggaatgACAGAGTGGGAGAAGCGTCTGGCCTCCTCACCGCTCCGACGACTTGACGACTCGCCTATGATTGAACCTCTGGAGCCTGATGAG GAGGGCTGGATCATGACAAGCCAAGCCCCCCCTCACTCACTTAGAGGGAAGAGCTATACAGTAGGGAAGAGCTACGATACTGCTTCTGGCATGGTTTTCACCATGGCGACTGGGGGCCACTTCTCTGATGTGACCATGACAACAGCAAACATCAAGGAGAGCCAGCAGCTCCGAGTTATCCCAGTGTCCACGGCGGAGGATGTCACCAGAGGAGGACCACTGACCACCATCCGTGAGGTCAAGACGCCGACCTCACCATCAGAGCCTCCACCCAGTGTCTCTGACATCAGTACAGCTGCAACCAATGGAGGCAAAGCCAACATTCTGGATCTCTGTGGagtctctgtgatgtcatctatGGCCCCAGCCCCAACTCCAAAATCGCCTCTAGATGATTCAAACCCAGGGCCCTTCAGGACCTCGCCTTCCATGGCCAGAGTG ccTAAACCTACTTTTGATGAAATGTCTCCTGAGCTGACCGCTTTGTTGAGGTCGGCAAGAGAACAAAAAACTTTCAGAGAACACAACCTCTTGAAG actTCAGAAAAGGTGGAGACGGTCTTCCTGCTGACAGAGTCACAAGACCAGGACCAGCAAATGGCAGAACAGTCTCAG GAGGTCCCAGTAATGAGGAAGACTCTCACATATGAAGCTCCTGGG AGCCGAGTGGACGCTGATCCAGGTGCCGGTTTGCTGCTAAGCTCCCAGACCTTCACAGCCGAGAcctccaacaccaccaccaccacacacatcaCCAAG ACGGTGAAAGGAGGAATTTCAGAAACCAGAATTGAGAAGAGAATCGTGATTTCTGGAGACACAGAGATCGACCACGACCAG GCCCTGGCAGCAGCGCTCAGCGAGGCGCGACGGCAGCATCCTGAGCTGTCCGTCACCCGAGTTGTCGTCCATAAAGAAACCGAGGTCTCTCCTGAACATGTTATTGAGTAA